Proteins found in one Misgurnus anguillicaudatus chromosome 3, ASM2758022v2, whole genome shotgun sequence genomic segment:
- the LOC129444449 gene encoding uncharacterized protein isoform X2 translates to MVTMSWLSLQLLIGMLLLQNFVAKHEAMTTSISTNGETETTINPVSQPHDNVTQFNDTSNDLTDGHQNITDTPSNNTVETTTLPGSDLSTPPPVSEHPQTSNVTKTDHSVIVPQATVSGKIETNPTPKKPEEDASPKTYGAAYIIILVIIIVCMIGVTIYCCFQKNTREDAQVPLSAIDPEVFDSTSVKDMQTFSPVESSIPLKAPEPVKDAEKPVEGKETTEVKQEQSDTQAIVISEDKAVELTIVDLTDEAVAVSNKTSMESLDEPLNENKNNSNNNNIRDKVNENGHFTEISLDDFCTLG, encoded by the exons ATGGTAACAATGTCTTGGTTATCTTTACAGCTCCTTATAG GCATGTTGCTTCTGCAGAATTTTGTAGCTAAACATGAAGCAATGACCACAAGCATCAGCACGAATGGCGAAACGGAAACCACAATTAATCCGGTTTCACAGCCTCATGACAACGTAACCCAATTCAATGACACATCTAATGACTTAACAGACGGCCATCAGAACATCACTGACACACCGTCAAATAACACTGTTGAGACTACCACCTTACCCGGATCAG ATCTGTCCACTCCTCCACCTGTCTCAGAACATCCTCAGACCAGCAATGTTACCAAAACAGATCACAGTGTAATCGTGCCGCAAGCCACCGTTTCTGGAAAAATTGAAACAAACCCCACACCTAAAA AACCTGAAGAAGATGCATCTCCCAAAACTTACGGAGCAG CTTACATTATTATCTTGGTCATTATCATTGTGTGCATGATTGGAGTAACAATTTACTGCTGCTTTCAAAAGAACACCAGG GAAGATGCTCAGGTTCCGCTCAGCGCAATTGATCCGGAGGTGTTCGACTCTACATCAGTTAAAG ACATGCAAACATTTAGTCCTGTCGAGTCCAGCATCCCATTAAAAGCCCCTGAACCTGTTAAAGATGCTGAAAAGCCAGTGGAAGGGAAAG AAACGACTGAAGTTAAACAAGAACAGTCTGATACCCAGGCCATAGTGATTTCAGAAGATAAAGCAGTAGAGCTAACCATAGTGGATCTGACTGATGAAGCTGTGGCCGTTTCGAACAAGACATCGATGGAATCCCTAGATGAGCCTCTTAATGAAAACAAGaacaacagcaacaacaacaatataAGAGATAAAG TCAATGAGAATGGGCATTTCACTGAAATCTCTCTTGATGACTTCTGTACCTTAGGGTAA
- the LOC129444449 gene encoding uncharacterized protein isoform X1 has translation MVTMSWLSLQLLIGMLLLQNFVAKHEAMTTSISTNGETETTINPVSQPHDNVTQFNDTSNDLTDGHQNITDTPSNNTVETTTLPGSDLSTPPPVSEHPQTSNVTKTDHSVIVPQATVSGKIETNPTPKKPEEDASPKTYGAAYIIILVIIIVCMIGVTIYCCFQKNTRRYSMDLHPKQEDAQVPLSAIDPEVFDSTSVKDMQTFSPVESSIPLKAPEPVKDAEKPVEGKETTEVKQEQSDTQAIVISEDKAVELTIVDLTDEAVAVSNKTSMESLDEPLNENKNNSNNNNIRDKVNENGHFTEISLDDFCTLG, from the exons ATGGTAACAATGTCTTGGTTATCTTTACAGCTCCTTATAG GCATGTTGCTTCTGCAGAATTTTGTAGCTAAACATGAAGCAATGACCACAAGCATCAGCACGAATGGCGAAACGGAAACCACAATTAATCCGGTTTCACAGCCTCATGACAACGTAACCCAATTCAATGACACATCTAATGACTTAACAGACGGCCATCAGAACATCACTGACACACCGTCAAATAACACTGTTGAGACTACCACCTTACCCGGATCAG ATCTGTCCACTCCTCCACCTGTCTCAGAACATCCTCAGACCAGCAATGTTACCAAAACAGATCACAGTGTAATCGTGCCGCAAGCCACCGTTTCTGGAAAAATTGAAACAAACCCCACACCTAAAA AACCTGAAGAAGATGCATCTCCCAAAACTTACGGAGCAG CTTACATTATTATCTTGGTCATTATCATTGTGTGCATGATTGGAGTAACAATTTACTGCTGCTTTCAAAAGAACACCAGG AGGTACTCCATGGATTTACATCCCAAACAGGAAGATGCTCAGGTTCCGCTCAGCGCAATTGATCCGGAGGTGTTCGACTCTACATCAGTTAAAG ACATGCAAACATTTAGTCCTGTCGAGTCCAGCATCCCATTAAAAGCCCCTGAACCTGTTAAAGATGCTGAAAAGCCAGTGGAAGGGAAAG AAACGACTGAAGTTAAACAAGAACAGTCTGATACCCAGGCCATAGTGATTTCAGAAGATAAAGCAGTAGAGCTAACCATAGTGGATCTGACTGATGAAGCTGTGGCCGTTTCGAACAAGACATCGATGGAATCCCTAGATGAGCCTCTTAATGAAAACAAGaacaacagcaacaacaacaatataAGAGATAAAG TCAATGAGAATGGGCATTTCACTGAAATCTCTCTTGATGACTTCTGTACCTTAGGGTAA